In Haemophilus parainfluenzae, one genomic interval encodes:
- a CDS encoding integration host factor subunit beta, giving the protein MTKSELIENLSTKHPTLSAKEVEGIVKDILELIAQSLEEGNRIEVRGFGSFSLHHRQPRVGRNPKTGDSVKLDAKSVPHFKAGKELKDRVNIFA; this is encoded by the coding sequence ATGACTAAATCTGAACTAATTGAAAATCTATCAACAAAGCACCCAACTTTATCCGCAAAAGAAGTAGAAGGTATTGTAAAGGATATTCTTGAACTTATTGCACAATCTTTAGAAGAGGGGAATCGTATTGAAGTACGTGGTTTTGGTAGCTTCTCTTTACACCATCGTCAACCGCGAGTGGGCCGTAATCCTAAAACCGGTGATTCTGTAAAATTAGATGCTAAATCTGTGCCGCACTTTAAAGCAGGTAAAGAATTAAAAGATCGCGTAAATATTTTTG